The following are encoded in a window of uncultured Ilyobacter sp. genomic DNA:
- the citF gene encoding citrate lyase subunit alpha: protein MELKTLVNKLGREMPSYIDGYGEVKPYAGPFATEAEGIKHAPAKSSSKPGEVKLVEGIRAAIEKSGLKDGMTVSFHHHLRNGDYVLNMVMEEIAAMGIKDITICASSLTSAHEPLIDHIKNGVVTGLHTSGLRGKIAKEIATNNILGKPVVFRTHGGRARAIEAGEVKIDVAFIAAPACDPMGNMNGKQGKAAFGAMGYPMVDAIYANKVVAITDNLMPFPLEKISISMSNVDYIVEVESIGDPEKIATGATRVTKNPMDLLIAENAAKVLIASGLVKEGFSFQAGSGGASLAVCKFIREYMEEKEIKGSFAAGGITAYLVELLEAGLFNALLDVQTFDGAAADSMNRNPNHVEMSANTYANPHNKACSAHQLDMMILSATEIDTDFNLNSMTGSTGMIMGAQGGAPDTAAGAKLTVCVAPTMRKRIPIILDKVTNVVTPGETVDVLVTERGICVNPLRTDLIEKFTEEGIELMTIEELKAEVEKLTGIPERVQYEDTVVGIIEYRDGTITDVIRQVKK from the coding sequence ATGGAATTAAAGACATTAGTTAATAAATTGGGAAGAGAGATGCCAAGCTATATTGATGGTTATGGAGAGGTTAAGCCGTATGCAGGTCCCTTTGCTACTGAGGCAGAAGGAATCAAACATGCTCCGGCAAAGTCATCTTCAAAACCAGGAGAAGTAAAATTAGTAGAAGGTATCAGGGCGGCCATAGAAAAATCTGGACTTAAAGACGGTATGACGGTATCTTTCCACCACCACCTAAGAAATGGTGACTATGTATTAAACATGGTTATGGAAGAGATTGCTGCTATGGGTATAAAAGATATAACAATTTGTGCATCATCTTTGACATCTGCTCATGAGCCGTTAATAGATCATATCAAAAATGGAGTAGTAACTGGCCTTCATACTTCAGGATTAAGAGGAAAAATAGCTAAAGAGATAGCTACAAACAATATTCTTGGAAAACCGGTAGTGTTTAGAACTCACGGTGGAAGAGCCAGAGCTATCGAAGCTGGAGAGGTAAAGATCGATGTGGCATTCATAGCTGCCCCTGCATGTGACCCTATGGGTAACATGAACGGAAAACAGGGAAAGGCTGCTTTTGGAGCTATGGGATACCCTATGGTAGATGCAATATACGCCAACAAAGTAGTGGCGATCACAGATAACCTAATGCCATTCCCGCTAGAAAAAATTTCTATATCAATGTCTAATGTAGACTACATAGTAGAGGTCGAGTCTATTGGTGACCCAGAAAAGATAGCTACAGGAGCGACAAGAGTAACTAAAAACCCGATGGACCTGCTTATTGCTGAAAACGCCGCTAAGGTACTTATCGCATCAGGACTTGTAAAAGAAGGATTTTCTTTTCAGGCTGGATCTGGTGGAGCTTCCCTTGCAGTTTGTAAATTCATAAGGGAGTACATGGAAGAAAAAGAGATAAAGGGATCTTTTGCAGCTGGAGGAATCACAGCTTACTTGGTAGAACTTCTAGAAGCAGGATTATTTAATGCGCTTCTTGATGTACAGACTTTTGACGGTGCAGCAGCAGATTCAATGAACAGAAACCCTAATCACGTAGAGATGTCGGCAAATACATATGCTAACCCTCACAATAAAGCGTGTTCGGCTCATCAGCTAGACATGATGATACTGTCTGCTACGGAGATAGATACAGACTTCAACCTAAACTCAATGACAGGTTCTACGGGAATGATTATGGGTGCTCAAGGTGGAGCTCCTGATACTGCGGCAGGTGCGAAGTTAACAGTGTGTGTGGCACCGACAATGAGAAAAAGAATACCTATTATATTAGACAAAGTAACGAATGTAGTAACTCCTGGAGAAACGGTAGATGTACTTGTAACAGAAAGAGGAATCTGTGTTAACCCTTTGAGAACCGACCTAATAGAGAAGTTTACAGAAGAGGGAATAGAGCTGATGACTATAGAGGAATTAAAAGCTGAAGTTGAAAAACTTACAGGAATTCCAGAAAGAGTTCAATATGAGGATACAGTAGTAGGAATCATAGAGTATAGAGACGGAACTATAACAGATGTTATCAGACAGGTAAAAAAATAA
- a CDS encoding aldolase/citrate lyase family protein, translating into MKKLRRTMLFAPASNPKLLFNTAIYKPDCILFDLEDAVRYDEKDAARDLLVEAFKTIDYGKCEVFIRTNPLRKPTGEKAPFGELDIRALVPAGMRRMRLPMCEKPEHIHELAALLDEVEKEHGIEAGSVKVQASLETPTGVMNALAIAQSSDRITSISFGAEDFTRTLGTDRTKAATELFYARSQVVMAASVAGVDAIDTVWADVEDTDGFIKEVESAKNLGFSGKSCIHPSQVKEVHNIFTPSKQEVEKSMEILKAAAEANIQEGGVITVNGKMVDIPVIAKAERIVSLAKGAGLIK; encoded by the coding sequence ATGAAGAAACTAAGAAGAACTATGCTGTTTGCACCTGCAAGCAATCCTAAACTGCTATTTAACACTGCAATCTATAAGCCAGACTGTATTTTATTTGACTTAGAAGATGCAGTAAGATATGACGAAAAAGATGCGGCGAGAGACCTTCTTGTGGAAGCATTTAAAACTATAGATTATGGGAAGTGTGAAGTATTTATAAGAACTAACCCACTTAGAAAACCTACAGGAGAAAAGGCACCTTTTGGAGAGCTAGATATAAGAGCCCTTGTGCCAGCAGGGATGAGAAGAATGAGACTTCCTATGTGTGAAAAACCTGAGCATATACATGAATTAGCAGCACTACTAGACGAAGTAGAAAAAGAGCACGGAATAGAAGCTGGATCAGTAAAGGTGCAAGCATCTCTAGAAACACCAACGGGAGTTATGAATGCTCTAGCTATAGCACAGTCTTCTGACAGAATAACATCAATCTCTTTTGGAGCGGAGGATTTTACAAGAACTTTGGGAACAGATAGAACAAAGGCAGCTACAGAACTTTTTTATGCTAGATCACAAGTGGTTATGGCTGCATCAGTAGCCGGTGTAGATGCCATAGATACTGTATGGGCAGATGTGGAAGACACGGACGGATTTATCAAAGAAGTAGAATCAGCAAAAAATCTAGGGTTTTCAGGTAAGTCTTGTATTCACCCTTCTCAAGTAAAAGAGGTTCATAATATTTTTACTCCATCTAAGCAAGAAGTAGAAAAGTCTATGGAAATCTTGAAGGCAGCAGCAGAGGCTAATATTCAAGAGGGTGGAGTAATTACAGTAAATGGAAAAATGGTTGATATTCCGGTAATCGCTAAAGCTGAAAGAATAGTTTCTTTGGCTAAGGGTGCAGGACTAATCAAATAA
- a CDS encoding citrate lyase acyl carrier protein, which yields MIGICGNEKASDALVTVDLNTVGISVEVISKLEGMFGKLMEKSVMEALADMETENAKVTVQDFGALDFIIKARTKTAVRRAMAAAGGVK from the coding sequence ATGATTGGAATTTGCGGAAATGAAAAAGCTTCGGATGCACTGGTGACAGTTGATCTGAATACCGTAGGAATCAGTGTCGAGGTAATTTCAAAGTTAGAAGGAATGTTTGGAAAATTGATGGAGAAATCGGTGATGGAGGCTCTTGCAGATATGGAGACAGAAAATGCAAAGGTAACTGTACAAGATTTTGGAGCCTTGGATTTTATAATCAAAGCTAGAACAAAAACAGCAGTAAGAAGGGCAATGGCTGCTGCAGGAGGTGTAAAATAA